The Flavobacterium praedii genome window below encodes:
- a CDS encoding transporter encodes MKTNILFFAFFILFVNPSYTQDMTSIQTDRPDQTECPFITPKHYFQIESGFSYEKGHDDTSEIIAQSFLTRFGVNDFFELRLITEFVNTNEYSNKYSGINPILIGFKTRLLKENGIIPNTSLIGHLGIPKAASSDYKVNNYYPEFRFTMQHTINEKQSLSYNLGAEWNGLSNNPTYIYTLTTGYSFTDKMGAYLELYGFLVQFEKPDHRFDAGLTYLITPNHQFDVSGGIGFSKDSPDFYIALGYSFRFKI; translated from the coding sequence ATGAAAACTAATATTCTATTTTTCGCGTTTTTTATACTGTTTGTCAATCCTTCATACACTCAGGATATGACTTCAATTCAAACTGACCGACCGGATCAAACAGAATGTCCATTTATAACGCCAAAACATTATTTTCAGATTGAAAGTGGTTTTTCTTATGAAAAAGGACATGATGATACCAGTGAAATAATTGCACAATCTTTTTTAACGAGATTTGGGGTAAATGATTTTTTTGAGTTGCGATTAATAACAGAATTTGTCAATACTAATGAATATTCAAACAAATATTCAGGAATAAATCCCATTTTGATTGGTTTCAAAACAAGACTTTTGAAGGAGAATGGAATTATTCCAAACACTTCTTTAATTGGTCATTTAGGGATTCCAAAAGCAGCTTCATCTGATTATAAGGTAAACAATTACTATCCTGAATTCCGTTTTACCATGCAGCATACTATTAACGAGAAACAATCACTCAGTTATAATCTTGGAGCCGAATGGAACGGTCTGTCCAATAATCCAACTTATATTTACACCTTAACAACTGGTTATTCTTTTACAGATAAAATGGGAGCGTATCTTGAACTCTATGGATTTTTAGTTCAATTTGAAAAACCAGACCATCGTTTTGATGCTGGTTTAACCTATTTGATAACTCCAAATCACCAATTTGACGTATCAGGGGGGATTGGTTTTTCTAAAGATTCGCCGGACTTTTATATTGCACTCGGATACTCTTTTCGATTCAAAATCTAA
- a CDS encoding BrxA/BrxB family bacilliredoxin: MYPEEMVKPMKAELTVAGFQELHTSDAVESAIKSEGTTFVVVNSVCGCAARNARPGVVMSLDNDKKPSKLVTVFAGVDREAVETARGFMFPFPPSSPSIALFKDGELVHMLERHHIEGRPAETIAENLKDAFNEYC; this comes from the coding sequence ATGTATCCAGAAGAAATGGTAAAACCGATGAAAGCAGAATTAACTGTTGCTGGTTTTCAAGAATTACATACTTCAGACGCAGTAGAAAGCGCTATTAAGTCAGAAGGCACAACATTTGTAGTAGTCAACTCTGTTTGTGGTTGTGCTGCAAGAAATGCACGTCCAGGAGTTGTTATGAGCTTGGATAATGATAAAAAACCTTCAAAACTTGTAACTGTTTTTGCAGGAGTAGATCGTGAAGCTGTAGAAACAGCAAGAGGATTTATGTTCCCATTTCCTCCTTCATCTCCAAGTATAGCTTTGTTTAAAGATGGTGAATTGGTTCATATGCTAGAGCGTCATCATATAGAAGGGCGTCCAGCAGAAACAATTGCAGAAAACTTAAAAGATGCTTTCAACGAGTATTGCTAA
- a CDS encoding lycopene cyclase family protein, which translates to MNSPQIKHFDYIFAGAGLAALMTVYKMVLSQKFENKTILLLDSDSKKNNDRTWCFWDKKDSYWNSIIAKKWDSALFADENFKRNLILKPYQYNQILGLDFYNFVLDLLLKQNNITFLNEKVIDINELETHVFVRTEFNNFTSDSLFNSIYTKNLVEAQNRYPVLQQHFIGWFIKTEKEIFNPKQATFMDFSVAQKGNTRFMYVLPNTKTEALVEYTLFSKDLLSKEEYENEIQNYLDKLGIENYIIIEKEQGSIPMTSFPFWKKNTKRVLNIGTAGGWTKASTGYTFKNSDKKTTELVAFLQSGKELKAFYNKTKFWYYDLLLLDILDKHNELGSTIFSSLFQKGDSKLIFKFLDEETSFLEDLHVILSCPKRIFINALFRVIFNT; encoded by the coding sequence ATGAATTCACCTCAAATCAAACATTTCGATTACATTTTTGCCGGTGCTGGTTTGGCCGCTTTGATGACAGTTTATAAAATGGTTTTATCCCAGAAATTCGAAAACAAAACCATCTTACTTTTAGATTCTGATTCAAAAAAAAACAATGATAGAACTTGGTGTTTTTGGGATAAAAAAGATAGTTATTGGAATTCAATAATAGCTAAAAAGTGGGATTCGGCATTGTTTGCAGATGAAAATTTTAAGCGTAATTTGATATTAAAACCTTATCAATACAATCAAATTCTAGGATTGGATTTTTATAATTTCGTTTTGGATTTGCTTCTAAAACAAAATAATATAACTTTTTTGAATGAGAAAGTTATTGATATTAATGAGTTGGAAACTCACGTTTTTGTACGAACAGAATTCAATAATTTCACTTCTGATTCCTTATTCAACAGTATTTATACAAAAAACCTTGTTGAAGCACAAAATAGATATCCTGTTTTGCAACAACATTTTATAGGGTGGTTTATTAAAACAGAAAAAGAAATTTTCAATCCAAAACAAGCAACTTTCATGGATTTTTCGGTAGCGCAAAAAGGGAATACTCGATTTATGTATGTGTTGCCAAATACAAAAACCGAAGCTTTGGTGGAATATACTTTGTTTTCAAAAGATTTACTTTCAAAGGAAGAATATGAAAATGAAATTCAGAATTATCTCGATAAATTAGGTATTGAAAATTATATAATTATCGAAAAAGAACAAGGCAGTATTCCAATGACTAGTTTTCCTTTTTGGAAAAAAAACACCAAAAGGGTTCTGAATATTGGAACTGCTGGTGGTTGGACAAAAGCAAGCACGGGATATACTTTTAAAAATTCAGATAAAAAAACAACGGAATTAGTAGCATTTCTTCAATCAGGAAAAGAATTGAAAGCTTTTTATAATAAAACAAAATTCTGGTATTATGATTTGTTATTGCTGGATATTTTAGACAAACACAATGAATTGGGTTCTACTATTTTTTCTTCTTTATTTCAAAAAGGGGATTCCAAATTAATTTTTAAATTTTTGGATGAGGAAACCTCGTTTTTAGAAGACTTACATGTCATATTGAGTTGCCCAAAACGCATTTTTATAAATGCATTATTTCGAGTTATTTTTAACACATAA